The DNA region GGCTCCACTGCCTGCATCGCCAGAAACGCCTCCACCGCCTGCCCGAGATTTTTCTCCGCAGCGATCCGCCCCACGTAAATCACGACCGGATCATCCGGCCCCACACCCCAGCTCGCCCGCAGCTCTTCCGACCGCTTCCCCGGCGAAAATAATTTCCCGTCCACCCCGCGCGCCAGCGTCCGCAACCGCTCGAATCCCTCGCCCGCCAGCTGAGCGCACATCTCGTCCGTCGGCGCCAGCGTACACGACGCCTGATTGTGAAACCACCGCATATATAACAACGCCAGGTCGCGCCCGAACCTCAGCCCGTAGTGCCCGCCGTACTGATGGAAATTCGTGTGATAGCTCGACGTCACCGGCAGCCCTAGCTTCTTCGCCGCGTTGAGCGCCGCCAGCCCCAGCGGCCCTTCCGTCGCCACATGCACCACATCCGGCTGCGTCTCGCGCCACCGCTTCACAAGCGCGCCCTGCACCGGCAGCCCCATCCGCAGCGTCTTGTAGAACGGTATCGGCGCGCCGGGCACGAGCCACTGCGCCATACCCCTGTTCCCCGCCCCATCCAACGGCTCCGCAACCGCGCCATCCACTTCATCCTTCTGCCGCGGCCGCACCACCTCGACCGCATGCCCCTGCGCCACCAGCCCGCCCGTGAGCCGGCTCAACGTCATGGCCACACCATTGACCTCCGGCGGATAAGTTTCGGTAACGAGCGCGACTTTCAAAACACCTCCACCGATGCCCTCGCCCTTCTCACGCCGCAACGAAACAATCCCGCCCCCGCCGTTACGTTCTCGTGACGCCCCTCCGCCACTCCGCTAAAAAACAAAAACGCCCCCGGTCGCAAAAACCAGAGGCGTTGAAAACTAAATCCATTCCGCCGTTCTCACCGGCATGATCCGCAGGCTTACTTGGCGGCTGGAGCCGGAACCGGAGGCAGCGCAGGCTGCTCGGGCTCGGCCGGAGCAGCCTGCACATCAAGCAGCTCGACATCGAACACCAGCGTCGCACCGGGAGGGATCGCGCCCTGGCCGCTGTCGCCGTAGCCCTGTGCCGGCGGGATATAGAGCTTAATCTTGCCGCCCTTGTTGATCTTCTGGAGACCCTCGGTCCAGCCCGGGATCACCCGGTTCAGCGGGAACTCAGCGGGCGCCACCGGCTGGCCCGGCTCACGCGGCTCCAGCGACGTGTCGAACACCGTGCCGTCAACCAGCTTGCCGGTGTAGTGAACCTTCACGATGTCCGTGGGTTTCGGATACGCACCCGTGCCGGGCTGCACGATCTCGTAAACGACTCCGCTCGGCAGTGCCACCACGCCGGGCTTCGCCATCACTTCGGCCATGAGCTTCGCCGCCTCGGCGGAGGCCTTCTCCTTGATCTTGGCCATGGCCACCTCCTGTTTCGAGCGGAGCAGCTTGTCCACTTCCGGCCCGATCTGCTGCAAGTCATACGGCGACTCCTTGCCGTCACGCGCGAGCAGCATGCCTTTGATCACCGAGTCCACCTCAGCCTGCGTGAACCCCAGATCACCAAAGCCATTCGTTTTGCCGAGATACCAGCCGTAGGCCTCAAGCGCCTGCGCAGGTGTGAACTGCGCAGCCGGTGGAGTGGCAATCGCGCC from Nibricoccus aquaticus includes:
- a CDS encoding FKBP-type peptidyl-prolyl cis-trans isomerase, with protein sequence MKLKQTLIASALVLGASVAGAQTPTGTPAPAPGMGAIATPPAAQFTPAQALEAYGWYLGKTNGFGDLGFTQAEVDSVIKGMLLARDGKESPYDLQQIGPEVDKLLRSKQEVAMAKIKEKASAEAAKLMAEVMAKPGVVALPSGVVYEIVQPGTGAYPKPTDIVKVHYTGKLVDGTVFDTSLEPREPGQPVAPAEFPLNRVIPGWTEGLQKINKGGKIKLYIPPAQGYGDSGQGAIPPGATLVFDVELLDVQAAPAEPEQPALPPVPAPAAK
- a CDS encoding glycosyltransferase family 4 protein — translated: MKVALVTETYPPEVNGVAMTLSRLTGGLVAQGHAVEVVRPRQKDEVDGAVAEPLDGAGNRGMAQWLVPGAPIPFYKTLRMGLPVQGALVKRWRETQPDVVHVATEGPLGLAALNAAKKLGLPVTSSYHTNFHQYGGHYGLRFGRDLALLYMRWFHNQASCTLAPTDEMCAQLAGEGFERLRTLARGVDGKLFSPGKRSEELRASWGVGPDDPVVIYVGRIAAEKNLGQAVEAFLAMQAVEPRAKFVLVGDGPEKAGLAAKHPEFHYAGMRRGEELAAHYASADVFVFASTTETFGNVVTEALASGLVVVAYDYAATRQHVRDGVNGFAAVFGDKPALVAKARGVMRRREEWAAIRGAARATALTITWDAIIETFERELRAAIEARAAAGRAAVEVTAVSR